Proteins co-encoded in one Nicotiana sylvestris chromosome 7, ASM39365v2, whole genome shotgun sequence genomic window:
- the LOC138873801 gene encoding uncharacterized protein, producing MVETSDVNTFVATVADSSKKVTIDSSHPFFLHPLDYPGMNLVSSVFDGKSYGVWRRTVVIALYTKNKLDFIDGTISIPDESSGLQSAWSRGNDMVLSWLLNSLSKEIAESVLYSHNEKDLWNDLEDRFGQTNGAKIVSTSIKTKLCSSRKL from the coding sequence ATGGTAGAAACATCTGATGTTAATACCTTTGTGGCTACTGTGGCTGATTCATCCAAGAAAGTAACGATTGACTCATCACACCCATTTTTTCTTCACCCCTTAGACTATCCAGGAATGAACCTGGTTTCTTCAGTTTTTGATGGCAAAAGTTATGGTGTTTGGCGTAGAACTGTTGTGATAGCTCTTTATACAAAGAACAAATTGGATTTTATTGATGGAACCATCTCCATTCCGGATGAAAGCTCTGGGCTTCAAAGTGCTTGGTCAAGAGGAAATGACATGGTCTTGTCTTGGTTGCTTAACTCTCTATCAAAGGAGATTGCAGAGAGTGTGCTTTATTCTCACAATGAAAAGGACCTATGGAATGATTTGGAAGACAGATTTGGTCAAACAAATGGTGCTAAAATTGTTTCAACTTCAATAAAAACTAAGTTATGTAGTTCAAGAAAACTCTAG